From Pristiophorus japonicus isolate sPriJap1 chromosome 7, sPriJap1.hap1, whole genome shotgun sequence, one genomic window encodes:
- the mrpl14 gene encoding large ribosomal subunit protein uL14m isoform X2 produces the protein MALLRKSIVPLTRTMEAVNRMFSASAACAAIQKMSRVRVVDNSSLGNTPYHRPPKCIHVYTKNGIGKVGDKILLAIKGQKKKALIVGHRMPGPRMTARFDSNNVVLIEDNGNPTGTRIKVPIPTGLRHMEGDYSKVLAIAQKFV, from the exons ATGGCGTTGTTGAGGAAGAGCATCGTGCCATTGACTCGTACAATGGAAGCAGTGAACCGAATGTTCAG TGCTTCGGCAGCCTGTGCAGCCATACAGAAAATGAGCAGAGTGCGGGTAGTGGACAACAGCTCCCTCGGCAACACCCCATACCACAGGCCACCCAAATGCATCCATGTGTATACCAAGAACGGCATTGGCAAAGTGGGTGACAAAATATTGCTCGCGATCAAAGGGCAGAAGAAAAAGGCGCTGATTGTCGGTCATCGGATGCCAGGCCCACGCATGACGGCCAGATTTGACTCCAACAACGTGGTGCTCATCGAAGATAACGGTAACCCGACGGGGACACGCATCAAGGTGCCGATTCCCACGGGCCTGCGCCACATGGAAGGCGATTATTCCAAAGTGTTGGCAATCGCCCAGAAATTTGTCTGA
- the mrpl14 gene encoding large ribosomal subunit protein uL14m isoform X1, whose protein sequence is MRLLMALLRKSIVPLTRTMEAVNRMFSASAACAAIQKMSRVRVVDNSSLGNTPYHRPPKCIHVYTKNGIGKVGDKILLAIKGQKKKALIVGHRMPGPRMTARFDSNNVVLIEDNGNPTGTRIKVPIPTGLRHMEGDYSKVLAIAQKFV, encoded by the exons ATGAG GCTCCTTATGGCGTTGTTGAGGAAGAGCATCGTGCCATTGACTCGTACAATGGAAGCAGTGAACCGAATGTTCAG TGCTTCGGCAGCCTGTGCAGCCATACAGAAAATGAGCAGAGTGCGGGTAGTGGACAACAGCTCCCTCGGCAACACCCCATACCACAGGCCACCCAAATGCATCCATGTGTATACCAAGAACGGCATTGGCAAAGTGGGTGACAAAATATTGCTCGCGATCAAAGGGCAGAAGAAAAAGGCGCTGATTGTCGGTCATCGGATGCCAGGCCCACGCATGACGGCCAGATTTGACTCCAACAACGTGGTGCTCATCGAAGATAACGGTAACCCGACGGGGACACGCATCAAGGTGCCGATTCCCACGGGCCTGCGCCACATGGAAGGCGATTATTCCAAAGTGTTGGCAATCGCCCAGAAATTTGTCTGA